The following coding sequences lie in one Verrucomicrobiota bacterium genomic window:
- a CDS encoding UDP-3-O-(3-hydroxymyristoyl)glucosamine N-acyltransferase — MLMLKPTPMMPLSAAEIARHLDGEVRGDPAFVFTGFAPAGSARPGDLTFAENQTYFDRAERSAAAGIMVDGAFKSEKKIVIQVKNARIAFAKILPLFFPEPAIPPGIHPTAAVDPSASIHPSAHVGARCVIGAATLVGPRVVLHPGVVVGDHCEIGEESHIYPNVTLYTRTQ, encoded by the coding sequence ATGTTGATGCTTAAGCCCACTCCCATGATGCCTCTTTCCGCCGCTGAAATCGCCCGCCATCTCGATGGCGAAGTGCGCGGGGATCCCGCCTTCGTATTCACCGGGTTCGCCCCCGCAGGGTCCGCCCGGCCAGGGGACCTCACCTTCGCCGAGAACCAGACCTACTTCGATCGAGCCGAACGCAGCGCCGCCGCCGGAATCATGGTCGATGGCGCGTTCAAATCCGAAAAGAAGATCGTCATCCAGGTCAAGAACGCTCGCATCGCGTTTGCCAAGATCTTGCCGCTGTTCTTTCCCGAACCGGCCATTCCGCCCGGCATTCATCCAACCGCCGCCGTGGACCCCTCGGCGTCGATTCATCCCTCGGCCCATGTGGGAGCCCGTTGTGTGATCGGCGCCGCCACCCTGGTCGGCCCCCGTGTGGTGCTCCACCCCGGAGTGGTCGTTGGCGACCACTGCGAAATCGGCGAGGAGAGCCACATTTACCCCAACGTCACGCTCTACACCCGCACGCAA